gacactgaacacaattgcattttatcgatggcaatttgaatgcacagagatatgtGTTGAGATTCTGatgcccattgttgtgccattcatccgccgccatcacctcatccTTCAGCCTGAAAGTGCACGGCCccaagatctgtacacaattcctgacggCTGAAAATGTcgcagttcttccatggcctgcatactcaccagacatgtcacccattgagtacgtttgggatgctctggatcgacgtgttagacagtgtgttccagttcccgccattaTCCATCAACTCCGTACAGCCATTGGagacaatcaacagcctgatcaactctatgcgacgGAGATGTCtcgctgcatgagacaaatggtggtcagaaaacactggttttctgatccatgcccctacttaaaaaaataaaataaaagttatctgtgatcaacagatgcatatctgtatttccaatCCTTaagtgcctaatgaatttatttcaaattactgatttccttatgaactgtaactcagtaaaatctttgcaattgttgcattttatatttttgttcagtatagtgaCCTGGGGTATGCGAGTCAGGTTTACTTGAATTGGTGCAGCTAGCTAGATTTAATATATGGAAATTTGGCCAGTGAATGGCAAATGTTAGCTCGTTAACTAGCAATAATAGCCTGTTGAAGTCATTATAACCAGCAAGCAAACTAGCTAGCTCAGTTTGATAACAATGATTAGTACCTAGCtagttgttttttttttatagtgaAATCCCCCAAATCAGTCAACCAATGCAGGTATGTAGCAAATAAGGGTCACTTTAACCAGGGTGCAGTGGCTTCTTTCCCTCTCATTTCCTTCTTGACACCACTTGAAAGGACAGGATAAGTTCAATGATACTGCAAATGCAATGCTGTCTTCCATCCACCTGTTATATTCTGCCAGATCAGGGATCAGCCTCAAACTCCTTAGAAATTAAAGGGAGGGATCTGTCCTAGACTGCATGCCTAAACTCTCTTTGGTGAAAATAATTGCCGATTTGACAGTCTCTACTATCAACATATTTGAGTACAGATGAAACATCCTTCgcttatttatttacattttatttataggAAACTCACAAAGTGTACAGACAGAAGCTCGATGAGCTCACCAACCTCCAGGCAACATGCAGCAGTGCCATTAGTAAACAGCGGAAGGGTCTAAAAGACCTCGGGCACAGTCTGTGCAAGTAAGTAGCCTACTCTTAGTGCTGTCAGTTGACACGGAATGGTTCAGTCTTATTTTCCTGTTCCAAAGGTCCCCATAAGTAGGACCTGAGCATTTAAAGGTTTCATTTTCTTCTACAGGTGCACAAAAACAAGTGGTGAGAAAGAAATGGAACTGATCAAAGACATCCAAatgcaaattaaagacaaagagAATTTCTTCTTTGATATGGAAGCCTATTTGCCAAAGAAGAATGGGTCAGTGTATTTGAGGACATGCTTATTACATATTTTGGTTACAGATGTTACCATATGAGGGTGTCAAAGCATATTGTAAAATGTTTGTCTCTTTTCAGATTGTACTTAAATTTGGTGCTTGGCAATGTGAATGTAACACTTCTCAGCAACCAGGCAAAGTAAGTGTGCTTTAACAAAATATCTGTATTCAGTCACATCCGCATGGTTTCTGCTTATGACCCCCTGTTTGTTCTATTCTCTGGAGCAGATTTGCCTATAAAGATGAATATGAGAAGTTCAAGCTTTTTATGACAATAATCTTGATGTTTGGGGCCATAACCTGTCTCTTTTTGCTCAATTACCGGTGAGTTGGTTATGTTATGCATTTGATGTTTCCTTGTAGCATCTTTTAATGTTTCATCAAAGCAAAGTAGTTGTAAATGtctgtgttttgttgttgcagtGTCACAGATGAAATCTTCAACTTCTTGCTGGTTTGGTACTACTGCACTTTGACCATAAGGGAAAGCATCCTCATGAGCAATGGGTCCCGGTGAGCTACTAAGCTTTTTATGTGATTATTAACTCAGTGAGATCAAAATACTTTACCAGTGTGCCTACCAAGTTATGCTTCTTTATTTTAATTCCACTCCATGTGTCTTTTCAGGATCAAAGGGTGGTGGGTCTCCCATCATTATGTCTCTACCTTCCTATCAGGTGTAATGCTTACCTGGTAAgtgctttatttatttttaactttGAACACTTTCTTTGAATTGCTGTTGGTCAAAAGCAAAACATCTGTTGGCAGTTGCCCTCAAAGGTTTTCTGACAAGCAGTTTGTGAAACGTTATCCCATTACTTGTATTGATTGGTTCCTCTGTTTGCTTCTTCTCAAAGGCCAGAGGGGTCCATGTATCAGATGTTTAGAAGTCAATTCCTTGCATTCTCCATTTACCAGAGTAAGCATCTACTTTttctatttatactgaacaaaaatataaacgcaacatgtaaagtgttggtcctatgtttcatgagctgaaataaaatatcctagaaatattccatatgcacaaaaagcttattttccacaaatttgtttacatccctattagggatcatttctcctttgccaagataatccatccagctgacaggtgtggcatatcaagaattatacctcatgatcattacacatgtgcaccttgtgctggggacaataaaaggccactctaaaatgtgcagttttgtcacaacacaatgccacagatgtctcaagttttgagggagcgcgcaattggcatgctgactgtaggaatgtccaccagatctgttgccagagaatttaatagtcctttctctacaataagccacctccaacataattttagagaatttggcagtacgaccaaccgcagaccacgtgtaaccacgtcagcccaggacctccacatccggcttcttcacctgcgggatcgtctgagaccagtcacccgaCCAGATAataaaactgaggagtatttctgtctgtaaaaatGAACTTTTGTGGAGAGAAACTATTCCTGATTGGGtgggcccctgcccagtcatgtgaaatccattgattaggacctgctgaatttatttcaattgactgatttccttatatgaactgtaactcaataaaatagtTGACATTTTTGTGTGTTGCGTTTAATAGTTTTGTTAAGTAGATATTGTGTTAAGgggatgagaaaaaaaatcacaagCTGCACAATATAGCCTAAATTACTGAAATGTAAGTGCATGTCATTGCTCATACATTATTGGTTGTAAAGGTGTTTGACACATATTATTTTTTTATCCATCCTTTTGGTTTTCAGGCTTTGTGCATTTTCTTCAATATTACTACCAAAGTGGCTGCTTATACCGGTTACGAGCTTTGGGGGAGAGAAATCAGTTGGACCTCACAGTGGGTAAGATGAGCTCCTTTTCAGTTAGGAAAGTGTCTAAGGCTTGCTTATTGGTTATGACTTGGGAAACCCCCTGTGGGCTTTTGAACCATTTACAAGACATTTGTGTGTGTCAATAGTTGTTACAATGAAGTGGGCCACAAGCAACCCCGTGACTGCAAAAATGGGACGAAGGTGGGGTTTTACCCTTAAGCAAGTTGTTTCTCTTCCATGTTGAGTGAAATCCCAATTGTCGGAATACCTTGCAGAACATCACACTCTTTGAATCTCAA
The sequence above is a segment of the Salvelinus alpinus chromosome 1, SLU_Salpinus.1, whole genome shotgun sequence genome. Coding sequences within it:
- the LOC139536310 gene encoding transmembrane protein 120B-like isoform X3, which gives rise to MSLQRCQTDWEEIDQEYQQLQETHKVYRQKLDELTNLQATCSSAISKQRKGLKDLGHSLCKCTKTSGEKEMELIKDIQMQIKDKENFFFDMEAYLPKKNGLYLNLVLGNVNVTLLSNQAKFAYKDEYEKFKLFMTIILMFGAITCLFLLNYRVTDEIFNFLLVWYYCTLTIRESILMSNGSRIKGWWVSHHYVSTFLSGVMLTWPEGSMYQMFRSQFLAFSIYQSFVHFLQYYYQSGCLYRLRALGERNQLDLTVVVTMKWATSNPVTAKMGRRGVSVMDVERAHLPLAISLFWPFLAAVQCYDSVSVGRT
- the LOC139536310 gene encoding transmembrane protein 120B-like isoform X1, encoding MSLQRCQTDWEEIDQEYQQLQETHKVYRQKLDELTNLQATCSSAISKQRKGLKDLGHSLCKCTKTSGEKEMELIKDIQMQIKDKENFFFDMEAYLPKKNGLYLNLVLGNVNVTLLSNQAKFAYKDEYEKFKLFMTIILMFGAITCLFLLNYRVTDEIFNFLLVWYYCTLTIRESILMSNGSRIKGWWVSHHYVSTFLSGVMLTWPEGSMYQMFRSQFLAFSIYQSFVHFLQYYYQSGCLYRLRALGERNQLDLTVEGFQSWMWRGLTFLLPFLFFGHFWQLYNAMTLFRLAGHEDCKEWQVFMLALTFLVLFLGNFLTTLKVVHQKIQENPEKVQKQE
- the LOC139536310 gene encoding transmembrane protein 120B-like isoform X2, translating into MSLQRCQTDWEEIDQEYQQLQETHKVYRQKLDELTNLQATCSSAISKQRKGLKDLGHSLCKCTKTSGEKEMELIKDIQMQIKDKENFFFDMEAYLPKKNGLYLNLVLGNVNVTLLSNQAKFAYKDEYEKFKLFMTIILMFGAITCLFLLNYRVTDEIFNFLLVWYYCTLTIRESILMSNGSRIKGWWVSHHYVSTFLSGVMLTWPEGSMYQMFRSQFLAFSIYQSFVHFLQYYYQSGCLYRLRALGERNQLDLTVVVTMKWATSNPVTAKMGRRGVSVMDVERAHLPLAISLFWPLRNLNTIVLNGHPGMRSVLAAVQCYDSVSVGRT